From one Pedobacter faecalis genomic stretch:
- a CDS encoding dihydroneopterin aldolase, which translates to MNSQNFTQTVALRDVKCYAYHGFYPEEQLTGIYFSVDIVVNFVPNGDTEDIEQTVNYEVLNNIIIEEMQRTQKMLETVVRRIIDRVISGYPFLRTAEVSIKKLSPPMPGQVGHSFVQLKYCSDNN; encoded by the coding sequence ATGAATTCGCAAAATTTTACCCAAACTGTCGCCCTGCGCGACGTAAAGTGTTATGCCTATCACGGCTTTTATCCTGAGGAACAGCTTACGGGGATCTATTTCAGTGTCGACATAGTGGTCAATTTTGTCCCTAACGGCGACACAGAGGATATAGAGCAGACTGTAAACTATGAGGTTCTTAATAATATTATTATTGAAGAGATGCAGCGGACTCAGAAGATGCTTGAGACCGTTGTACGCAGGATTATAGATCGTGTAATCTCTGGTTATCCCTTTTTACGCACTGCTGAAGTCAGTATTAAAAAGCTGAGTCCGCCGATGCCAGGGCAGGTTGGACACTCTTTCGTACAATTAAAATACTGTTCAGACAACAACTGA
- a CDS encoding FAD-binding oxidoreductase: MLYNSVTEEILEKIRHTAGTANVFVDDESLEKYAQDETEDLKYRPEVVVKAETPDVIAALLKLCNLYNIPLTPRGGGTGLSGGALPIHGGILLSMERFTNIINIDTANLQAVVEPGVITEEFINAVGEHGLLYPVDPSSKGSCFIGGNVAHCSGGPRVVKYGTIREYILNLEVVLPSGEIIWTGANTLKYASGYNLTQLMIGSEGTLGIVTKIVTKLIPKHQHSVLMLAEFSGNETACAAVSAIFRAGVTPSALEFMERKGVEWVIRYDDIRFDVNPGVEAYLLIELDGDNMDNIFQDCDRVNEVLEAFGCSNVLFADTAMQKEELWRMRRTMAESVKSNSVYKEEDTVVPRAALPELIKGIKETGSRYGFDSICYGHAGDGNLHVNIIKAGMSDSDWKEKLKDGIAEIFKLTTALGGTISGEHGIGLVQKEYMPIKYSEVHLGIMRAIKSVFDPNHILNPGKIF; the protein is encoded by the coding sequence ATGCTATACAACTCCGTCACCGAGGAAATTCTTGAAAAGATTCGTCATACTGCAGGAACTGCCAATGTCTTTGTAGATGATGAATCACTTGAAAAATATGCACAGGATGAAACAGAAGATCTGAAATATCGTCCGGAAGTAGTGGTGAAGGCTGAAACTCCTGACGTGATTGCCGCTTTACTCAAACTATGTAATCTTTACAACATTCCTCTGACCCCGAGAGGGGGAGGTACAGGACTGAGTGGCGGCGCTTTGCCGATACATGGCGGTATCCTGCTTTCTATGGAGCGCTTTACAAATATCATAAATATAGATACGGCAAATCTGCAAGCTGTTGTTGAACCGGGCGTTATCACCGAAGAATTTATAAATGCAGTAGGGGAGCACGGTTTGCTTTATCCTGTAGACCCGTCCAGTAAAGGGTCCTGCTTCATAGGTGGAAACGTGGCGCATTGTTCCGGTGGACCGCGCGTGGTAAAATATGGCACTATCCGGGAGTATATTCTGAATCTGGAGGTCGTACTGCCTTCGGGGGAGATTATCTGGACCGGGGCCAATACGCTGAAGTATGCTTCGGGATATAATCTTACACAATTAATGATCGGATCGGAAGGCACATTGGGTATAGTAACGAAGATTGTGACCAAACTGATTCCGAAGCATCAGCATAGCGTGCTCATGCTCGCAGAATTCTCCGGGAACGAAACGGCGTGTGCGGCAGTTTCGGCGATATTCAGAGCTGGTGTGACCCCTTCGGCGCTAGAATTCATGGAGCGAAAAGGGGTTGAATGGGTGATCCGCTACGACGATATCCGCTTTGACGTTAACCCCGGGGTGGAAGCTTATTTACTTATAGAGCTGGATGGTGACAATATGGACAACATCTTTCAAGATTGTGACAGGGTAAACGAGGTGCTCGAAGCATTTGGCTGCAGTAACGTGTTATTCGCAGATACTGCTATGCAAAAAGAGGAGTTGTGGCGTATGCGCCGTACGATGGCTGAATCAGTCAAATCCAACTCCGTTTACAAAGAAGAGGATACTGTGGTGCCTCGGGCAGCTCTTCCCGAACTTATTAAGGGAATAAAGGAAACGGGCAGTCGATATGGATTCGATAGTATTTGTTACGGACATGCCGGCGACGGAAATCTGCATGTAAATATTATCAAGGCTGGCATGAGTGATTCCGACTGGAAGGAGAAATTAAAAGATGGTATCGCAGAGATTTTTAAACTCACAACGGCATTAGGCGGAACGATATCCGGCGAGCATGGTATCGGGCTTGTTCAAAAAGAATATATGCCGATCAAATACTCTGAAGTACACCTCGGAATTATGAGGGCTATTAAGAGCGTATTCGATCCTAATCATATCCTTAACCCGGGAAAGATCTTTTAA
- a CDS encoding acyl-CoA thioesterase yields MIFETFWRKKQKQQDKTTEESTEIDVDTFKYKTTIETRFADFDMMGHVNNAAYFTFMEIARSKYWKQAIQWDWKKTGVIIARASLDYIVPILPDDKISIYVRTSKIGNTSFELEYLFVKQKNNDEVICSKGKTVCVAFSYVQNAPVQIPHNERNKMLIFEQLNEH; encoded by the coding sequence ATGATTTTTGAGACATTTTGGCGTAAAAAACAAAAACAACAAGACAAAACGACAGAAGAAAGTACGGAGATCGATGTAGACACATTCAAGTATAAGACTACGATAGAAACCCGGTTTGCGGATTTTGATATGATGGGGCATGTAAATAACGCCGCGTATTTCACTTTCATGGAAATCGCCCGAAGCAAATATTGGAAACAGGCCATACAATGGGATTGGAAAAAGACAGGGGTTATTATAGCCCGGGCAAGCCTCGATTATATTGTTCCAATTCTGCCTGACGACAAGATCAGCATATATGTGCGCACATCGAAAATAGGAAATACAAGTTTTGAGTTAGAATACCTCTTCGTAAAGCAGAAGAACAACGATGAGGTCATATGCAGTAAAGGAAAAACCGTCTGTGTAGCCTTCAGCTATGTGCAGAACGCACCAGTGCAAATACCTCATAACGAAAGAAATAAGATGCTGATTTTTGAGCAGCTAAACGAACATTAA
- a CDS encoding Hsp20/alpha crystallin family protein has translation MTLVKFNNRTRNTAPYFNNVFDSLFSEAINKNLTVNKVPGVNILEDEQGYKIELAAPGIGKEDFQINLVKNTLTISSDKKQGETEEKKNFTRKEFEYTSFSRSFVLPESVNTDSIEAHYQDGILRISIGKENSQSQVRDIKVS, from the coding sequence ATGACACTAGTAAAATTTAACAACCGTACCAGAAACACCGCACCTTATTTCAACAATGTATTCGATTCTTTGTTTAGCGAAGCGATAAATAAAAATCTGACCGTAAATAAAGTGCCTGGCGTAAACATTCTGGAAGATGAGCAAGGTTATAAAATTGAACTTGCAGCTCCGGGTATCGGGAAAGAAGATTTTCAGATCAACCTTGTCAAGAATACGTTGACGATATCGTCAGATAAAAAACAGGGCGAGACAGAAGAAAAGAAGAATTTCACCCGGAAAGAATTTGAGTATACCTCATTTTCAAGATCTTTTGTGTTACCTGAAAGCGTAAATACGGACAGTATCGAAGCCCATTATCAGGATGGTATACTCCGTATTTCTATTGGCAAAGAAAACAGTCAGTCACAGGTGCGGGATATTAAGGTTTCTTAA
- a CDS encoding glycoside hydrolase family 97 protein: MNFNKKLLLLLIAVAGICTGLQAQSKTQELSSPNGEIKVSLNIADRIYYTVSCDGETLLEKNHLALDLKNETLGSNPRLLSAKRLKGNEVLKPYIALKYASVKNDYNSLLLNFKGDYAVEFRAFDEGVAYRFITKKKGSIEILNEDFSVNFPGEYALHLQQAGGFKTAYEEIYTHLASKDWKPENKMSTLPVLIDTKKKYKVLISESDLSDYPCMFLKGTGDNGMAATFPKVPLEFGDDGDRSVKILKEADYIAKTTGSRTFPWRYFVITKEDKQLLENTMTLKLASKSVIKDPSWVKPGQVSWEWWNDASPYGPDVNFVAGYNLETYKYYIDFAAKFGMKYIIMDEGWANSTRDPYTPNPKVDVHELIRYGKEKNVGVVLWLTWLTVHNNMDLFKTFKDWGVKGVKIDFMDRSDQWMVNYYENVAKEAAKHELFVDFHGSFKPAGLEYKYPNVISYEGVRGMEQMGGCYPDNSIFLPFMRNAVGPMDYTPGAMISMQPNVYRAERPNAASIGTRAYQLALFVIFESGLQMLADNPTLYYKNQECTEFITQVPTTWDETKALEATVGEVAVVAKRKGDKWYIGGMTNGKKEERNISVALDFLEKGRTYTMTYFEDGINAGRQAMDYRKKTIQVKAGDSIPVKMVRNGGFAAVIN, translated from the coding sequence ATGAATTTTAACAAAAAATTGTTACTGCTGCTGATCGCTGTTGCAGGTATTTGTACGGGCTTACAAGCCCAGAGCAAGACACAGGAGTTGTCTTCGCCGAATGGAGAAATTAAGGTATCCCTCAACATAGCCGACAGGATTTATTACACGGTTTCCTGCGACGGCGAAACTCTTCTTGAAAAAAACCATCTTGCGCTGGATTTAAAAAACGAAACGCTGGGCAGTAACCCCAGACTGTTGAGCGCGAAAAGGCTTAAGGGTAATGAGGTTTTGAAACCCTATATTGCGCTAAAATATGCTTCCGTAAAGAACGACTACAACTCTTTGCTACTGAATTTCAAAGGAGATTACGCGGTAGAGTTCCGCGCCTTCGATGAGGGTGTAGCATACCGTTTTATAACTAAGAAGAAAGGCTCGATAGAAATATTAAACGAAGACTTCTCTGTAAATTTCCCTGGCGAGTATGCCTTACACCTTCAACAGGCTGGCGGGTTTAAGACAGCTTACGAAGAGATATACACACATTTGGCCTCTAAAGATTGGAAGCCGGAAAATAAGATGTCTACGCTTCCTGTTCTTATTGACACGAAAAAGAAATATAAGGTACTGATCAGCGAATCTGATTTGTCTGACTATCCTTGTATGTTTTTAAAGGGTACAGGTGATAACGGCATGGCCGCAACTTTTCCTAAAGTTCCGCTTGAGTTCGGTGATGATGGCGACCGTAGTGTTAAGATCTTGAAAGAGGCCGACTATATTGCGAAAACAACCGGATCAAGGACTTTCCCGTGGCGGTACTTTGTGATTACAAAAGAGGATAAGCAGTTGTTGGAAAACACCATGACACTGAAGCTCGCTTCGAAAAGTGTGATCAAAGACCCTAGCTGGGTGAAGCCAGGTCAGGTGAGCTGGGAATGGTGGAATGACGCCTCCCCTTACGGCCCGGATGTAAACTTTGTTGCCGGTTACAACCTTGAGACTTATAAATATTATATTGATTTTGCTGCAAAGTTCGGCATGAAATACATCATCATGGATGAAGGATGGGCCAACAGCACGCGTGATCCTTACACGCCAAATCCGAAAGTTGATGTTCATGAGCTCATCCGCTACGGAAAAGAAAAAAATGTCGGCGTCGTTTTGTGGCTTACATGGCTTACTGTTCACAACAACATGGATTTGTTTAAGACCTTTAAAGACTGGGGAGTTAAGGGTGTCAAAATCGATTTTATGGATCGCAGCGATCAGTGGATGGTTAATTACTATGAAAATGTTGCAAAAGAAGCCGCTAAACATGAACTATTTGTTGATTTCCACGGCTCCTTTAAACCCGCGGGATTGGAATATAAATACCCGAATGTGATTTCTTACGAAGGTGTGCGGGGTATGGAGCAGATGGGTGGCTGCTATCCTGACAACAGTATTTTCCTTCCATTCATGCGAAATGCGGTCGGCCCAATGGATTACACACCGGGCGCAATGATCAGCATGCAGCCGAATGTCTATCGTGCCGAACGGCCGAATGCCGCCAGTATTGGCACAAGGGCTTATCAGCTTGCATTGTTCGTGATTTTTGAGAGTGGATTGCAAATGCTCGCGGATAATCCGACATTGTATTATAAAAACCAGGAATGTACTGAGTTTATCACTCAAGTGCCGACTACTTGGGATGAAACAAAAGCTCTTGAAGCTACGGTAGGTGAAGTCGCTGTTGTAGCAAAACGCAAAGGGGACAAATGGTACATTGGCGGTATGACGAATGGCAAGAAAGAGGAGCGAAATATATCGGTAGCGCTCGACTTCCTGGAAAAGGGACGTACGTACACGATGACGTACTTTGAGGACGGAATTAATGCCGGCAGACAGGCCATGGATTATAGAAAGAAAACAATACAGGTTAAAGCCGGCGACTCGATACCTGTGAAGATGGTTCGTAATGGTGGTTTTGCTGCTGTAATCAATTAA
- a CDS encoding PhoPQ-activated pathogenicity-related family protein, which produces MKLHLRTIRLLCLFLLGVCQAAFTQPSVTPSTALSHYVNKADNAYQWQMRDSYEVGGVRAYRILLTSQQWRSLTWKHELIVLVPPGKIKEDALLFISGGSVGKEGLPNWSSSGDAALKMFAGIASQNGAIVSMLKQTPNQPLFNGLYEDALISYTLHRYKSDNDYTWPLLFPMVKSACRAMDAVQEFSKSELQHSLKGFVVSGASKRGWTTWLTAATDSRVKGIVPMVIDMLNIPVSMKYQITNWNDYSPQIQDYVKLGLVQDMGSGLSNDLVQMIDPYSYRKVLTMPKLMIMGTNDEYWTVDNVKNYFNELSGNKQLKYVANVGHNLGDFQEAADALSAFFGYTVDHKDYPVCSWKLAVSQSSLKLDVANSGGKVTEVTLWEASSPDRDFRNDRWSSRPLKIAGAKRFIVSETLPSKGYKAFYLDLKYINEQGRAYRQSTRVFLLGSSGVL; this is translated from the coding sequence ATGAAACTCCATCTCCGTACCATACGCCTGCTTTGTTTGTTTCTGCTCGGTGTTTGCCAGGCTGCCTTCACTCAGCCATCTGTTACGCCTTCCACGGCCTTAAGTCATTATGTGAACAAGGCCGACAACGCTTATCAGTGGCAGATGCGCGACAGTTACGAGGTAGGCGGCGTCAGGGCGTATCGCATACTTCTCACTTCCCAGCAGTGGCGCTCACTAACCTGGAAGCACGAACTTATAGTTTTAGTGCCTCCTGGTAAAATAAAAGAGGATGCTCTGCTGTTCATAAGCGGTGGCAGCGTCGGAAAGGAGGGTTTGCCTAACTGGTCATCTTCAGGTGACGCTGCACTAAAGATGTTTGCAGGTATTGCCAGCCAAAACGGGGCTATTGTTTCTATGCTCAAACAAACGCCCAATCAGCCACTTTTTAACGGATTGTATGAAGATGCATTGATCTCTTATACGCTGCATCGTTACAAATCCGACAACGATTACACATGGCCTTTGCTCTTTCCCATGGTTAAGTCGGCCTGCCGTGCCATGGATGCGGTACAGGAATTTTCGAAATCTGAGCTTCAGCATTCTCTCAAGGGATTTGTCGTATCCGGGGCATCAAAGAGGGGCTGGACCACATGGCTGACCGCTGCCACGGATAGCCGCGTAAAAGGCATAGTACCAATGGTGATTGACATGCTCAACATACCTGTTAGCATGAAATACCAAATTACCAATTGGAACGATTATAGTCCACAGATCCAGGATTATGTAAAACTAGGCCTGGTGCAGGACATGGGTTCGGGATTAAGTAATGACCTGGTACAAATGATCGATCCCTACAGCTACAGGAAGGTCTTGACAATGCCTAAATTAATGATCATGGGAACCAACGACGAGTACTGGACCGTTGACAATGTGAAAAACTATTTCAATGAACTTTCCGGCAACAAACAGCTTAAATACGTAGCCAATGTCGGCCATAACCTTGGTGATTTTCAGGAAGCCGCGGATGCGCTCAGCGCCTTCTTCGGATATACAGTTGACCATAAGGACTATCCGGTTTGCAGCTGGAAGTTGGCCGTGTCGCAGTCGTCCTTAAAACTCGACGTGGCCAATAGCGGCGGTAAAGTCACAGAGGTTACGTTGTGGGAGGCCAGTTCGCCCGATCGCGATTTCAGAAACGACAGATGGAGCAGCAGACCTCTTAAAATCGCTGGTGCGAAGCGGTTTATCGTCAGCGAAACCTTGCCGTCGAAAGGTTATAAGGCTTTTTATCTGGACCTGAAATATATTAATGAACAGGGGCGTGCTTACAGGCAAAGTACCAGGGTGTTTCTGCTCGGCAGCAGCGGTGTTTTATAG
- a CDS encoding basic secretory protein-like protein — protein MKKSTLTMFSACLMISACLSFSCSKKEKPTPTEPEPEKPIKEEPKPLIEEKDITSLATLFVSTENQFGKASKEGSPKLIDNDKATKYLIQSYTPAFYIQFSFAEPKLIASYAFTSGDDADGRDPENWTVTGSLDGSTWVQLDKQDYEFFPERTQTKRYYFVNPTAYKYYRVNITGIRGGGLFQLSELRLFQMPSNLQKVLPFSTTETITAGKNTLIFVNKSNLLTLPVKNGLINVFKENYQRMADLYNPDAKTKVVFVVDAAYEGVAAAFGGAVIRYDPDWFVSNPTDLDVATHELMHVVQSYPYVADAGWVTEGIADYVRFTHGLTNPVAKWTLPAFSSNQSYKDAYRVTARFFLWLEKNGYEGIVIKLDKSMRTAAYTTATFWPANTGKTIDQLWADYAANPNQI, from the coding sequence ATGAAAAAGTCAACCCTGACCATGTTTTCGGCATGCCTCATGATCTCTGCCTGCCTGAGTTTCAGCTGTAGTAAAAAAGAAAAGCCTACTCCCACCGAACCAGAACCAGAAAAGCCCATCAAAGAAGAGCCAAAGCCTTTGATCGAAGAAAAGGACATCACGAGTCTCGCTACTTTATTTGTCAGCACAGAAAACCAGTTCGGCAAGGCGTCCAAGGAAGGGTCGCCTAAATTGATTGATAATGATAAAGCGACAAAGTATCTTATACAATCTTACACCCCTGCATTTTACATTCAGTTTTCATTTGCTGAGCCAAAACTTATTGCGTCGTACGCATTCACGTCCGGCGATGACGCCGATGGGAGGGATCCCGAAAACTGGACCGTTACAGGTTCGCTCGATGGAAGCACCTGGGTACAGTTGGATAAGCAGGACTATGAATTCTTTCCCGAGCGTACGCAAACAAAGCGGTATTATTTTGTTAATCCTACGGCTTACAAATATTACCGGGTAAACATAACAGGAATTCGGGGAGGGGGCCTGTTCCAACTATCGGAACTCCGACTTTTCCAGATGCCATCGAACCTCCAGAAGGTGTTGCCATTCAGTACCACGGAAACGATTACAGCGGGCAAGAACACGCTGATATTTGTTAATAAATCAAATCTTCTTACGCTTCCGGTCAAAAACGGCCTCATTAACGTTTTCAAAGAGAACTATCAGCGTATGGCCGACCTTTATAATCCTGACGCTAAAACGAAAGTGGTATTTGTCGTAGATGCGGCATACGAAGGCGTAGCCGCTGCTTTCGGTGGGGCAGTGATCCGTTACGACCCCGACTGGTTCGTAAGTAATCCGACAGACCTTGATGTAGCTACACATGAGCTAATGCATGTGGTACAGTCCTATCCCTACGTAGCCGATGCAGGCTGGGTAACTGAAGGTATCGCCGACTATGTTCGTTTTACGCATGGACTTACAAATCCGGTCGCTAAATGGACGCTGCCTGCATTTTCAAGCAATCAGTCTTACAAAGATGCTTACCGGGTAACTGCAAGATTTTTTCTATGGCTGGAAAAAAATGGATACGAGGGCATTGTTATAAAGCTCGATAAAAGTATGCGTACTGCAGCCTACACCACAGCAACGTTCTGGCCTGCAAATACAGGGAAGACGATCGACCAGCTTTGGGCCGATTATGCCGCTAATCCGAACCAGATTTAG
- a CDS encoding c-type cytochrome: protein MHLRLKFRTAGVLGGCLTFCLIAASCQSTEQLQQDIYYTNGRDLYIKKCQNCHGSKGEGLADLYPPLTDTVWMKSNKHQLPALIKHGKNEMPAAEDMANIDIAQVVVFITNSFGNKQGMYTPEQVASDLTKSGSD, encoded by the coding sequence ATGCATCTGAGGCTTAAATTCAGGACTGCGGGCGTACTTGGAGGTTGCCTTACTTTTTGTCTCATTGCAGCCTCCTGCCAGAGTACGGAGCAATTACAGCAGGACATCTATTATACCAACGGCCGCGACCTTTATATAAAAAAGTGCCAGAACTGCCATGGATCAAAGGGCGAGGGTTTGGCTGATTTGTATCCTCCGCTTACGGACACCGTCTGGATGAAGTCTAACAAACATCAGCTGCCGGCACTGATCAAACATGGTAAGAATGAAATGCCGGCAGCAGAGGATATGGCCAATATTGACATCGCTCAGGTGGTTGTTTTTATCACCAATAGTTTTGGCAATAAACAAGGGATGTACACACCCGAGCAGGTTGCATCTGATCTGACTAAATCTGGTTCGGATTAG
- a CDS encoding SCO family protein: protein MKLFNFLACLLILASPILLPSCKEEKPLPVLGQKPISDFSFLNQDSVAITNKTFGNKIYIADFFFTSCTTICPIMHRNMKDLYEDFQDRPELMFLSHTIDFKYDKPSALKRYAKKLGVDDGRWQFVYGSKDSVYTIAEKDYLVTVMEDSTAKENYVHAGYFVLIDGKRQIRGVYDGTDDKQVAQLRKDIPVLLKEVKN from the coding sequence ATGAAATTATTTAACTTCCTTGCCTGCCTTCTGATCCTCGCTTCCCCAATCCTTTTGCCATCGTGCAAAGAAGAAAAGCCTCTGCCGGTACTAGGCCAGAAGCCGATTTCCGACTTCAGTTTCCTGAATCAGGATAGTGTAGCCATTACGAACAAAACCTTCGGGAACAAGATTTACATTGCTGATTTCTTTTTCACGTCCTGCACCACCATATGTCCGATCATGCACCGCAATATGAAGGATCTATATGAGGACTTTCAGGACAGACCTGAGCTGATGTTCTTATCCCATACTATTGATTTCAAATATGATAAGCCTTCTGCACTGAAGCGTTACGCAAAAAAACTCGGCGTTGATGATGGTCGCTGGCAGTTTGTGTATGGCAGTAAAGACAGTGTTTACACCATTGCAGAAAAGGACTACCTGGTTACTGTGATGGAAGACAGTACTGCTAAAGAAAATTACGTGCATGCGGGGTACTTTGTGCTGATAGACGGCAAGAGACAGATCAGAGGCGTGTACGACGGCACGGATGACAAACAGGTAGCGCAGCTAAGGAAGGATATTCCGGTTTTACTGAAAGAAGTTAAGAATTAA
- a CDS encoding beta-ketoacyl-ACP synthase III, with protein sequence MRIRKNAVITAVGGYVPDTVLSNHDLEKMVDTNNEWIVARTGIKERRIVNDPEIATSDMAVKALNRLMEEGNVSPDEIDCVIVSTSTPDYVMVSTGSMVCEKAGLKNAWGIDTNAACSGFLYALTLGASMIESGRCKKVVVIGADKNSAIVNYTDRNTCILFGDGAGAVLLEQTEEPVGLMDSFFRTDGSGKENLIVSAGGSRFPASQQTLDDKLHYVRQDGRVVFKAAIQGMTDTCNEVLKANDLVSAQINYLIPHQANLRIIQSVGEYLGLSGDQVKVNIDRYGNTTAATIPLVLWDYRNDFKYGDKMILTAFGAGFSWGATYLKWGRLRSSNSAQ encoded by the coding sequence ATGAGAATAAGGAAAAACGCAGTGATTACTGCTGTTGGTGGTTACGTTCCAGATACAGTTTTGAGCAATCATGACCTTGAAAAAATGGTGGATACCAATAATGAATGGATTGTTGCGCGCACGGGGATTAAAGAAAGAAGGATTGTGAACGATCCTGAAATTGCCACTTCAGATATGGCAGTCAAGGCTCTGAATCGGTTGATGGAGGAAGGCAATGTGTCTCCCGACGAGATAGACTGCGTTATTGTCTCCACTTCTACACCTGATTATGTGATGGTTTCTACGGGTAGCATGGTATGTGAAAAGGCCGGGCTCAAGAACGCCTGGGGTATAGATACTAACGCGGCTTGCAGCGGATTCCTTTACGCACTTACGTTGGGGGCGAGTATGATAGAAAGTGGTCGCTGTAAAAAGGTCGTGGTTATCGGTGCCGATAAAAACAGCGCAATTGTAAACTATACCGACCGCAACACTTGTATTCTCTTCGGAGATGGTGCCGGCGCAGTATTGCTTGAGCAAACAGAAGAACCCGTAGGTCTTATGGATAGCTTCTTTCGTACGGATGGGTCTGGCAAGGAAAATTTGATCGTCTCAGCTGGCGGCTCAAGGTTCCCTGCTTCACAGCAGACCCTTGACGATAAGTTACATTACGTACGCCAGGATGGCCGGGTCGTATTCAAAGCAGCCATTCAGGGGATGACCGACACTTGTAATGAAGTGCTGAAAGCCAATGATCTTGTAAGCGCTCAGATCAACTATCTTATACCTCATCAGGCTAACCTGCGTATTATTCAGTCGGTGGGTGAGTACCTTGGTCTGTCTGGCGATCAGGTTAAAGTAAATATAGACCGCTACGGCAACACCACAGCGGCAACAATTCCGCTTGTTCTTTGGGATTACAGAAACGATTTTAAGTATGGAGACAAGATGATCCTGACCGCCTTTGGTGCGGGATTCTCATGGGGAGCTACCTATTTGAAGTGGGGCCGGTTAAGAAGTTCGAATTCTGCGCAGTAG